TTGATGACCTCGCCCTTGACGAAGATCTGGCCCTTGCCGTTGCCGCTCGCGACGCCGAGGTCGGCCTCGCGGGCCTCGCCGGGACCGTTGACGACGCAGCCCATCACCGCGACGCGCAGCGGGACCTTCAGCCCTTCGAGCCCCGCCTGGACCTGCTCGGCCAGGGTGTAGACGTCGACCTGGGCGCGCCCGCAGGAGGGGCAGGAGACGATCTCCAGGCCACGCTCGCGCAGGTTGAGCGACTCCAGGATCTGGTTGCCGACCTTGACCTCCTCGACCGGAGGGGCCGACAGCGACACGCGGATGGTGTCGCCGATGCCCTCGGCGAGCAGGGCGCCGAACGCGACCGCGGACTTGATCGTGCCCTGGAAGGCCGGGCCCGCCTCGGTGACGCCGAGGTGGAGCGGGTAGTCGCACCGGGCGGCGAGCAGGCGGTAGGCCTGGACCATCACGACCGGGTCGTTGTGCTTGACGGAGATCTTGATGTCGCGGAAGCCGTGCTCCTCGAAGAGCGAGCACTCCCACAGCGCCGACTCCACCAGCGCCTCGGGGGTGGCCTTGCCGTACTTCTGGAGCAGACGGGGGTCGAGCGAGCCGGCGTTGACGCCGATCCGGATCGGCACGCCGCGCTCGCCGGCCGCCCGCGCGATCTCACCGATCTTGTCGTCGAATTTCTTGATGTTGCCGGGATTGACCCGGACCGCCGCGCAGCCCGCCTCGATCGCGGCGAAGACGTACTTCGGCTGGAAGTGGATGTCGGCGATCACCGGGATCTGCGACTTCCTGGCGATGATCGGCAGCGCGTCGGCATCGTCCTGGGAGGGGACGGCGACCCTGACGATCTGGCAGCCCGAGGCGGTCAGCTCGGCGATCTGCTGGAGCGTGGCGTTGACATCGGCGGTGACCGTGGTGGTCATCGACTGGACGGAGACCGGCGCGTCCCCGCCCACGGGGACGGAGCCGACCATGATCTGACGGGATATGCGTCGCTCGGCGATCGGCCTGGTCCTTACGGACGGGATTCCGAGAGCAACAGAAGTCATTTTCAGCCCTTGAAGAGTCGACGACAACCATCAGTCTAGGCAGTCCCGGTGAGCTCGCGTGCCCGTATCCGCGCCCAGGAGTCGGCATCGAGCACCTCGGCGACCGAACCGGCCTCGGTCACGGTGTGCTCGGAGACCACCGCCGCCACGGTGTCGACGATGCCGGGGAAGGGAAGGCGCCCGGCCATGAAGGCCTCGACACAGACCTCGTTGGCGGCGTTGTAGACGGCCGGGGCCGTGCCGCCGGCCTCGCCGACCCGCCGGGCCAGCGCGACGGCGGGAAAGGCCTCGTCGTCGAGCGGCTCGAACGTCCAGGTGTGGGCGGTGGTCCAGTCGACCGCCGGGGAGGCGCCGGCGACCCGCTCGGGCCAGCCGAGGGCCAGCGCGATGGGCAGGCGCATGTCCGGCGGGCTGGCCTGGGCGATGGTCGAGCCGTCGACGAACTCGACCATCGAGTGGATGACCGACTGCGGGTGGACGACGACCTCGATGCGGTCGAAGCCGATGTCGAAGAGCAGGTGGGCCTCGATGACCTCGAGGCCCTTGTTGACGAGTGTGGCGGAATTCACCGTGATGACCGGCCCCATCGACCAGGTGGGATGGGCGAGGGCCTGCTCGGGGGTCACGTCGGCGAGGTCCGCGCGCGACCTGCCGCGGAAGGGCCCGCCGCTCGCGGTGACGACCAGGCGGCGCACGGCGGAGGCGTCGGGGCCGGTGGGCCCCGCCGCCCACAGGCACTGGGCCAGCGCGGCGTGCTCGGAGTCGACCGGGATCAGCTGACCGGGTTTGGCCAGGCGCTTCACCAGCGGCCCGCCGACGATCAGCGACTCCTTGTTGGCGAGCGCGAGCACCCGGCCCGCCTCCAGCGCGGCCAGCGTGGAGGTCAGCCCCAGCGCCCCGGTGATGCCGTTGAGGACGACGTCGGCGGGCCAGGCGGCGGCCTCCGCCACCCCCTCGGGCCCGGCCAGCACCCGCGCGCCCACCCCGTGCGCGGCCAGGGCCTCGCGCAGCTCCGGCACCGCGGAGGGGTCGGCGACGGCGACCACGTCGGGCCGGAACTCGGCCGCCTGCCTGGCCAGCAGGTCGATCCGGCCACCGTAGGCGGCCAGCGCGACCACCCGGAACCTGGCGGGGTTGCGGGCGATGACGTCGAGGGACTGGGTCCCGATGGACCCGGTCGAGCCGAGCAGGACGACGGAACGGACGGTGTCTGGCTGCACCGTCCCATTCTCCCGGCTCGGACCGCGCTGTCGAATCAGCCGTACCAGGCCGTACCGGGCCGGATCAGTCTGGATCAGGCCGGATCACGGCGAAAATCTGTTAGCCGTGGAACGTGCGATAAAAGGCAACACTTAAGTCCGAATTTAGTCATATCAATAGTTGTAAAGCCTGAGAAATGCGTATGTATAGCGCACTAGCTTCCCGGAACAGCAACAGGCCCTCGGGAGGTACATATGCGGCGCACGGCACGGCTCATCCCTATTCTCACCGCCATCGCGGGAAGCACCCTGCTCTCCACGACGATCGCGCACGGCGCCACGGCGGATGCCACGGCGGGCGCCGGCGCGGGTGCCACAGCGGGCGCGGCGGGCGCGGGCGGGGGCGGCGTCACCGCGGCGCGGGCCGTTCCCCAGCCGGTCGAGGAGGAGGCGGCCGACACCAAGAAGGAGCAGCAGACCGTCCAGCGCTACTGGACCGAGGCGAAGATGGAGGCGGCCCGGCCGCTCGCCGCCCTCGTCCCCGAGAAGGACGGCGCCCGGCTCACCGCGGGGGCGCTCGCGGCCCAGACCGCGGCCGACCCCGTCTCCGTCCCCGCGACCGAGCCCGGCGGCGACACCGTCACGGTCACCAAGGGTTCGGCGGCGGCCCGCACCTCCACCGGCGCGGCGTGGACCCGTGGCGGGGCGATCGTCAAGACCGCGGGCCGCGTGTTCTTCACCTACCAGGGCCGCAACGCCTCATGCTCGGCGAGCGCGGTGACCAGCGAGAACAAGAGCACCGTGATCACAGCGGGGCACTGCGTGAGGATGGGCGGCGCCTTCCACGAGAACTGGGTCTTCGTGCCGGGCTACCAGAACGGCAACCGGCCCCACGGCACGTGGGTGGCGACCACCCTCTACACCACCCCGCAGTGGAACAACAGCGAGGACGTCAACTACGACGTGGCCTCAGCCGTGGTGGCCCCGCTGAACGGCAGGTCGCTGACCGACGTGGTCGGCGGCCAGGGCGTCTCCTTCAACCAGGGGCGCCGCCAGCAGATGCACTCCTTCGGCTACCCGGCGGCCGGCCCGTACGACGGATCCAAGCTGGTCTACTGCGCCGGGCGCGCGTTCGACGACTTCCTGATGTCCCGCGACATCGGGCTGAACTGCGACATGACCGGCGGGTCGAGCGGCGGCCCCTGGTTCCTCACCTTCAACGAACGCACCGGCCTGGGCACCCTGAACTCGGTGAACAGCTTCAAGTACGGCTTCGCCGCCGGCTGGATGTTCGGCCCCTACTTCGGGACCGAGGCGCGGGCCGTCTACGAGGCGGCCCAGACCACCGGCACCCCCTGATATTCACCAAAAGTAATCACAAGAACACCCCTCGTAGTGCAAACTCGGGTTTCATGACCTCAAGCCTTCCCCTGCTTGCGGCCGTCCCGCTCGTCGCCGGATTGCTGAGCGCACCGGCGACCGGCGCGACGGCCACCTGGCAGCCGGCCACCGAGTCCGGGCAGCGGGCCGCGAAGACCCCCGTCTCCCCCTCCACAGAAAGAACCGGGAAAACCGGAACAGTCGCGGCGTCCGGCATGCCGGACGTCGTCGAGCGCGCCACCGCTCCCACCGCGTCGGAGCGGAAACGCGTGCTCGGCTACTGGACCCCCCGCCGGATGGCCTCGGCGCTCCCCATCGACCGGCTCGCCAAGGTCACCGGGTTGCTCAGGCGGCTCTCCGCCGCCGGGCGGGGGTTCGCCCCCCGCCGGAGCCCGCACGGCGCCGCGTCCCGCACCGCGGGCGCCCGCTGGACCTCCGGCGGGGCGGTGGGGCGCACCACGGGGCGGGTGTTCCTCACCATCAAGGGCAGCGACTTCGTGTGCTCGGCGAGCTCGGTCAAAAGCGCCAACAAGGACTTGGTGGTGACCGCCGGCCACTGCGTCAAGGACGGCACCGGCGCCTGGGCCGACAACTGGACCTTCGTCCCCGGCTACAGCCAGGGCCGCCGCCCGTACGGGCAGTACACCGCGCGCCGCATGTTCGTCGCGGGCCCCTGGTCGCGTCAGGGCGACGACAGCCACGACATCGGCATGGTGGCGGTCAACACCAGCGGCGGCGAGCACCTCGGCGACACCGTCGGCGGCCAGGACATCGCCTTCGGCGCTCCCAGGGGACGCCTCGCCAGCGGTTTCGGCTTTCCCGCCGACGCGCCCTACGACGGCGAGCACCTGGTCTACTGCGCGGGCCCGCTCCGCGACGACCCGAACGGGCAGACCGGCGACCAGGGCATGCGCTGCGACATGACCGCCGGATCCAGCGGGGGTCCATGGCTGAGCGGCTTCGACGCCTCCACCGGCCGGGGCACGATCGTCTCGGTCAGCAGTTTCAAGTACAGCGACGACCGCCACACCATGTACGGCCCCTACTTCGGCGACTCCGCCAAGACCCTCTACGCCACGGCCTCCGCGTCGTGACACCGGCGCGGAGGCTGCGCTGAGACGCGACCGGTTCAGAGGGTGAGGCCGGTGAGGACCATGACCTTCTCGTAGGTGAAGTCGGCGATGGCCGAGCGGAGGCCCTCGCGCCCGACGCCCGAGTCCTTGACCCCTCCGTAGGGCATCTGGTCGGCGCGGTACGACGGCACGTCACCGATGATCACACCGCCGACCTCGAGCTCCCGGTTGGCCCGGAAGGCGTTGTCGAGGCTGCGGGTGAACACCCCGGCCTGCAGGCCGTACCTGGAGTCGTTGACCGCGGCGAACGCCTCGTCCACCCCGGACACCCTCTGGACGACCATCACGGGGCCGAAGACCTCCTCGCGGGAGACCTTGGCGTCGGCCGGCACGTCGGCGAGCACGGTCGGCGCGAACGTGGCGCCGTCGCGGGTGCCGCCGGTCAGCAGGCGGGCGCCCGCCGAGACGGCCTCGCCGACCCACTGCTCCACGCGCTCGGCGGCCTCGGCCGACACGAGCGGCCCGACCTGCGTCTTCTCGTCGGCGGGGTCGCCGGTGACCAGGGCCTCGACGGCCGGGACGAGCCGGGCCACGAAGTCGTCGTAAACCGACGCCTCGACGATCACCCGCTGGACGGCGATGCAGCTCTGACCGGCCTGGTAGTTGGAGAACAGCGCGATCCGCGAGGCGGCCCAGTCGAGGTCGGCGTCGGCGAGCACGACCGCCGCGGCGTTGCCGCCGAGCTCCAGGGTCACGTGCTTGCGCGGAACCCGGTCGATGATCGCGTACCCCACGGGGGCCGAGCCCGTGAAGGAGACGACCGGCAGGCGCGGGTCCTCGACCAGCGCGCCGGCGCGGTCGTTGGGCACGGGGAGCACGGAGAACATGCCCTCCGGCAGGTCGGTCTCGGCCAGGATCTCGCCCAGGACCAGCGAGGAGACCGGCGTCGCCGGGGCGGGTTTGAGGACGATCGGGGCACCGAC
This region of Streptosporangium sp. NBC_01495 genomic DNA includes:
- the ispG gene encoding flavodoxin-dependent (E)-4-hydroxy-3-methylbut-2-enyl-diphosphate synthase; its protein translation is MTSVALGIPSVRTRPIAERRISRQIMVGSVPVGGDAPVSVQSMTTTVTADVNATLQQIAELTASGCQIVRVAVPSQDDADALPIIARKSQIPVIADIHFQPKYVFAAIEAGCAAVRVNPGNIKKFDDKIGEIARAAGERGVPIRIGVNAGSLDPRLLQKYGKATPEALVESALWECSLFEEHGFRDIKISVKHNDPVVMVQAYRLLAARCDYPLHLGVTEAGPAFQGTIKSAVAFGALLAEGIGDTIRVSLSAPPVEEVKVGNQILESLNLRERGLEIVSCPSCGRAQVDVYTLAEQVQAGLEGLKVPLRVAVMGCVVNGPGEAREADLGVASGNGKGQIFVKGEVIKTVPESQIVETLIEEALRLAEEMGVEVDLDDDAPGPQVVVG
- the dxr gene encoding 1-deoxy-D-xylulose-5-phosphate reductoisomerase, whose protein sequence is MQPDTVRSVVLLGSTGSIGTQSLDVIARNPARFRVVALAAYGGRIDLLARQAAEFRPDVVAVADPSAVPELREALAAHGVGARVLAGPEGVAEAAAWPADVVLNGITGALGLTSTLAALEAGRVLALANKESLIVGGPLVKRLAKPGQLIPVDSEHAALAQCLWAAGPTGPDASAVRRLVVTASGGPFRGRSRADLADVTPEQALAHPTWSMGPVITVNSATLVNKGLEVIEAHLLFDIGFDRIEVVVHPQSVIHSMVEFVDGSTIAQASPPDMRLPIALALGWPERVAGASPAVDWTTAHTWTFEPLDDEAFPAVALARRVGEAGGTAPAVYNAANEVCVEAFMAGRLPFPGIVDTVAAVVSEHTVTEAGSVAEVLDADSWARIRARELTGTA
- a CDS encoding trypsin-like serine peptidase, with product MRRTARLIPILTAIAGSTLLSTTIAHGATADATAGAGAGATAGAAGAGGGGVTAARAVPQPVEEEAADTKKEQQTVQRYWTEAKMEAARPLAALVPEKDGARLTAGALAAQTAADPVSVPATEPGGDTVTVTKGSAAARTSTGAAWTRGGAIVKTAGRVFFTYQGRNASCSASAVTSENKSTVITAGHCVRMGGAFHENWVFVPGYQNGNRPHGTWVATTLYTTPQWNNSEDVNYDVASAVVAPLNGRSLTDVVGGQGVSFNQGRRQQMHSFGYPAAGPYDGSKLVYCAGRAFDDFLMSRDIGLNCDMTGGSSGGPWFLTFNERTGLGTLNSVNSFKYGFAAGWMFGPYFGTEARAVYEAAQTTGTP
- a CDS encoding trypsin-like serine peptidase, with amino-acid sequence MTSSLPLLAAVPLVAGLLSAPATGATATWQPATESGQRAAKTPVSPSTERTGKTGTVAASGMPDVVERATAPTASERKRVLGYWTPRRMASALPIDRLAKVTGLLRRLSAAGRGFAPRRSPHGAASRTAGARWTSGGAVGRTTGRVFLTIKGSDFVCSASSVKSANKDLVVTAGHCVKDGTGAWADNWTFVPGYSQGRRPYGQYTARRMFVAGPWSRQGDDSHDIGMVAVNTSGGEHLGDTVGGQDIAFGAPRGRLASGFGFPADAPYDGEHLVYCAGPLRDDPNGQTGDQGMRCDMTAGSSGGPWLSGFDASTGRGTIVSVSSFKYSDDRHTMYGPYFGDSAKTLYATASAS
- a CDS encoding aldehyde dehydrogenase family protein is translated as MDVRPFWLAGRPARGEAELTVTNPHDGRVVAVCSVPTDGQVEEAVAAAAAVRKRAAALPIHVRAEALAHVSRRLAERADEIAALITAENGKPIFWARGEVGRAVSTFRFAAEETRRLGGETVRLDTEAASAGRLAYVSRVPHGPILGISPFNFPLNLVAHKVAPAIAVGAPIVLKPAPATPVSSLVLGEILAETDLPEGMFSVLPVPNDRAGALVEDPRLPVVSFTGSAPVGYAIIDRVPRKHVTLELGGNAAAVVLADADLDWAASRIALFSNYQAGQSCIAVQRVIVEASVYDDFVARLVPAVEALVTGDPADEKTQVGPLVSAEAAERVEQWVGEAVSAGARLLTGGTRDGATFAPTVLADVPADAKVSREEVFGPVMVVQRVSGVDEAFAAVNDSRYGLQAGVFTRSLDNAFRANRELEVGGVIIGDVPSYRADQMPYGGVKDSGVGREGLRSAIADFTYEKVMVLTGLTL